CCGACTTTCACGCGACCTAATCCACGTCCCCTCAACACTCTTTCGCGGGTGTGTTTAGCACTCGAGATCGGGGATGGTGCCGCGGCCCTCTGACTAGATTGGTTACAGTCTCCAGTGGACCCGGGACTTCTATCAGAAACACCCATTATCTCCGGGTCCATTCTCCCTTTTTTGCATACACAGGACTATATTAATATGGATGTAGCATTTAACGTTATTCAGTGGATAAGAGAAATTACAGTAGCCATCGTTGAAGGCCCTATGCCGCTATAAATTCACAGCCGCCTCCGTTTCCCCGCGCAAGCCCGCCATAAATTGGAAATATCTATAGCTATACAACATTTTTAATGCAATGTTTATGTTTTAAAGATACTAAAGCCATTTACTATCTTTCTTAAAGCTATAGCAAACCTTAAATTTCCCTGGGCCTAGACGAGGCCCGTAAAAGTAGCGTCTCCTTTAAGGACAAATCttacccaaaaacacacacaagcacccccGCCTGGAACTCGACAAGAAATCGAAAATCCAATGGCGCTCATGGGATATGTAGTTGTTAAaaccaataaataaatacatcagtTTACACTCAATTAATTGTCTCAAACAATGCCCTGTTTATAGATTTCTTGATGTAGTTGTCCAGATTCACCCACAATTGTGAGAAGTTATTTAATGtaattatatttatttaatgtcTATTTGTCCACATAATGTTGTTAAACATATTGAGACTTTGCGTGTAAAGTTATCTATTTAAAACGGTAGACTACTgtcaaaaaaaactaaaccctAACAGCAGACTACAATAGTATCAGTTTACTGCTTTTACCTGAAACACCTCAAATTAACCTTGTGAGATCAATACATGTTGAAGGCTACAGTAACAGCTACAGTTCAACTACATCTGATATCAAACATCCAATATAAATTAGTTCATAAATGTTTTCAAATTACCTGTATCAGATGCCTCAAATAAATTGTGAATAAAATACGGACAGTACACATTGCCTATGAACCAGGAAATATTTCTGTAAAATATAATGGTCTGTTAGCTGTTGTTCATTTGTGTCTACCAAGATATTTTGAATGTTTATAGAGGTATTGTTTTTGTCATGTGTTATTTGATAAGGATTACTCCTGTAATGGCTTAAGTGGTTATTGAAGTTCACCAGTGTGAAAATAAACTTGTATCACTACTGGAACATACAACACTATATTGGTGTATATTGGCTACCAGTTGAATGTAGTATACAAATATTCAGAGGTATGCACATTGGGCCATTTTTGTCAGAAAATTATTTTTTGAATCAATTTAAACTACAATTTAATGGACATTGAATATTTCCGGAATGGTGGAGACATTTACAGTCTTGGGTGGTTGCCAGATTTTATATTAGCTTTCTGTTTTTGATCAAGTGATGGCAATGGATTGAATGTAGGCCACTGAGAGATGTCAGTGATGGCTCAGGGGAATGAAGAACTATGTATCTCCCATGGAGTGACTTATACACTCAAAGTTAAATTCACTTGTCGAGAGGCACTGTGGTGTACCAATTATTTTGGCACGTGGTCTAAACATGTCACTTAACAGGTTTCAAGATGTGTATGCCTGAGGTGGAATTCTGAATGTGAGCTGTTGAATGTTGGTCTTGTCCGATAACATATTAATTTTATatttgtcacggccacagccatgcCCCCGTTTTtgtttttgccctgccctagtgttccctgtgtctgtcattgtcttcacctgtgtctcgttcagtgGTTTCAGTTCTCGTTAGTCTCATTGTGTCCACATGTGTCTGGTTTGGttttgtgtatttaggttcctgttttgtgtccagtctttgtcttgtcaccCAATGTCATTGGGtgagtaccctgtctgtttcccgtttttgAAAATAAACCCTTTGTTTGACACAATGCCTCGCTACTCTCCTGAGTTTGGTTCCTACCCCACCTCTCACCGTGACAATAATTTGCATTTAGttaaatgtaatgtcaatgtGATGTGTATTACAATTTATTTCAGTATGTATTTTAATACATGTGTATTTAAAATGAATTATGGTCAAATGTATCTAGTAGAAACTGCTTCAAATTACAGTTTGTTGTTCATTCACACACGTGTGGTTTATGGTGAAAATGAGTTAATTCTGTTTGCAATAAACTGTTCCAATAATGTTCCATCATGCAAAGCAGTGCAGTGCCTACACTGTATCGTGGCTTTGAGTCACACACTcccattgtacactgcttttAATATAAGCATTTGCTAAATAATAAATGTCAAATATAGCTCTGTGGTTATCTTAGGTCTTTACTCAGCACCTTATCATAATTTACTTACACAAGTTTGTTCAATAGATTCATTCCATGAAACTAATGATATTTAAAGAGTGTGCTGTTAAGTATGTATTTTACATTTGACTATTAAAGAATCCTGTGGAATGTTGTTGGACTGGTTTGTCTCCATTATCTTGAAAGGCACACCGACTCAATTTGCATATGAAACACGAAATAACATTGAAACAGCATTACATGAGCAAAGCACGGATAAGACACATTATCTTTTTTTGTAGTGGTTACTGGCTTTTTTATGAACAAGTAATGTGAACGAAAGGACTAAGATTGCATATTTTATTTCTGTGTGTACTTATCTGTCAGATTCAATTTTGTGTATTTGCCCGGTCCACTTGTTTTGAAAAGGTGAGTCTAAAGAAAGAATTTCGGTTGTGGAATGCACTTCTCTTTCCCATAGCATTGGTAGACAATCTAGATTTTATTTGTGCAAATGTAGGAATGTGTTGGTAAATACATGAATCCGAAATGTTAAAAAATACACAGATTCCTGAGCATACctgcttgtttttgtttgtgtattcAGACAAGAAATAACCATAGTCACTACTGCACACCCAGCATTGAATTGATATCTGATAATTCATCTATTTGATCGTTTTTCTCAATAGTCTATTCATCTattggtatatatatatatattcatatattgGCAAAAATAATGACATGAGTGTGGGGAAATGCATGATGTGACTAGAAGAAAAATGCACATGATAGCAAAACTTTTGAATTCATTTTATCCTTTTCTCATCAGGAATGCACCCCCCGGACATACAGTTATGGTATTTGTAATTATTGTCAGTGTCATGGCAGGTGAGTGAACGTTCTGGTCTTAATACCATTTTATTTTATCTTTCTGTTGCCCAACTCAGTGGAATGTCTCAGACATCTAAGATTATTGGAGTTTACCAATCAAAACTGTTATATTGAGGTGATTGTTATTTTATATTGAGGGGTTAGTCAGATATTCAAAAAATCTAAATCTATCTAAAACTGTTTCAGGAATGTGTGAGTCTCAAAAAAATCCAAGTCAGATTCCTTTCAAATTATGAAACACTTTCATTTAATGGATTGTGCACATTGCCCATTTATTGACCAGGAATTCCTGCTGAAGCATCAATGAGAATTATGAGGTCTCTTGGGTAGCTGCCTCTCGAACAAATGAATGTGGTTGGAGACTTTTATCCATTACAATTAGTCTGTAAACAGCTCAACTCAATGTTTTGGTCAACCCCGAATATATATagtgtacatttatttaaaagaaaattaTTGAGAGTCAGTCAGTCATGGTAGAATGTTGTTTCTGTGAGAATGCAGGAAGTTGAAGAAAATGTAATGTGTGGTTAACCTTGTTCATTTAAAGTAGTTAAATGACTAGGTTCAGTCACATGAATTTTGCTCTCATTCTTCAAGTGTTACTATATAACCATAATAGTAACAACTATCTAATGTATGGTTAACTAACTAACTGGTATTAGTTGTTGTAACAGCTAGCCCCCACCCTGTCCTTCTCCCACAGCTGCCATGCAAACACTATcccagccttcctctgtgataTCAACAGAATCAACTCTCTCCACCCAAATCTCCCACCAAGCATCCCAGCTGTCCATGAACCCAACATCACCTATGTCCACAGAACCATCCACCTCAGCTCAGCACTCAACTATATCTTCGGCTATATCTTCAACAATCTCCACACAATCCTTACAACCAAACCCTTTGCTAAACTTTAACTTAACATCAACTGCATTCACAAAACAATCTGTTTTCACAGAAACCTCAAGAACAACATCATCCTTAGCATTAACTTCAGAACCAACATCAGCACTACAGAACTATATGAACCGAACTACATCAACAGAACCAGCTACATCAACCCAACAATTACAACAAACGTCCCTATCATCCCTAAACTTAGCATCAAccatatcaacacaaacacccaccaCCACTCAACCCTCACAACTAATATCACCTGTGTCATCTAGCTCTGCACCAAAGAAACCTCCATCAACAGAACCATCCATCTCAACCCTGCCCTCACACCTAACTTCCAAGCAGTCTTCTACAACATCAACAGAAACGTCAGACTCCGCCAAAACCCCTCAAACAAAACCTCTTCTATACTCTACCGTGACAACTAACACCTCTGTGTCCACCCAACCCTCACAACAGCCAAGCCTGCAATCCAACCCTGCAACCCTGCTCAACTTAACACCAACAACATCTACGGAACCATCTGTCTCCACGCAACCATCAAAACCAACACCTGCCTCATCATTTAtctcatcatcaacatcaactGAATCAGCAAATCCTTCCATTTTCACCCAAAACTCTATGCCATCATCAACCACGCCAACAGaatcctctgtctctgccaaACCCACACAAGAACCCTCACTTCCATCCTTAAACTCAACATCAAatacatcaacagaacagtttgTCTCCATCCAAAACTCACAAATGACATCACCAAACTCCTCCTCAACTTCAACAGAACAATTCATCTTCAATCAAACAACACCCACCAAACCGTCTAGCTCTACACTAACATCGCCTACATTTATACAACCATCCAGCTCAACCCAACTCTCACCCGTAACGTCACCACTACATCCTAACACCTCCACAGTCTCCACCCAATCCTCACAGCCAACACCCTTGCTATATATTGACACAACATCAACTTTATCAGCAGAACAATCTGTCTTCCCCCAAACCTCACAACCAAGCATACCCTTAACAAAAAACTCAGGACCAGTAATAACAGAACCATCCATCTCAACGGAACCCTCACACCTAACTTCCCTGCAGTCTTCTACAACATCAACAGAACCGTCTGACTCCGCCAAAACCCCTCAAACAAAACCTCTTCTATACTCTACTGAGACAACTAACACTTCTGTGTCCACCCAACCCTCACAACAGCCAAGCTTGCAATCCAACCCTGCAACCCTGCTCAACTTAACACCAACAACATCTACGGAACCATCTGTCTCCACGCAACCATCAAAACCAACACCTGCCTCATCATTTATCTCTTCATCAACATCAACTGAATCAGCAAATCCATCCATTTTCACCCAAAACTCTATGCCATCATCAACCACGCCAACAGaatcctctgtctctgccaaACCCACACAAGAACCCTCACTTCCATCCTTAAACTcaacatcaacagaacagtttgTCTCCATCCAAACCTCACAAATGACATCACCAAACTCCTCCTCAACTTTAACAGAACAATTCATCTTCAATCAAACAACACCCACCAAACCGTCTAGCTCTACACTAACATCGCCTACATTTACACAACCATCCAGCTCAACCCAGCTCTCACCAGTAACGTCACCACTACATCCTAACACCTCCACAGTCTCCACCCAATCCTCACAGCCAACACCCTTGCTATATATTGACACAACATCAACTGCATCAGCAGAACAATCTGTCTTCCCCCAAACCTCACAACCAAGTATACCCTTAACAAAAAACTCAGGACCAGTAATAACAGAACCATCCATCTCAACGGAACCCTCACACCTAACTTCCCTGCAGTCTTCTACAACATCAACAGAACCGTCTGACTCCGCCAAAACCCCTCAAACAAAACCTCTTCTATACTCTACTGAGACAACTAACACTTCTGTGTCCACCCAACCCTCACAACAGCCAAGCCTGCAATCCAACCCTGCAACCCTGCTCAACTTAACACCAACAACATCTACGGAACCATCTGTCTCCACGCAACCATCAAAACCAACACCTTCCTCATCATTTAtctcatcatcaacatcaactGAATCAGCAAATCTTTCCATTTTCACCCAAAACTCTATGCCATCATCAACCACGCCAACAGaatcctctgtctctgccaaACCCACACAAGAACCCTCACTTCCATCCTTAAACTcaacatcaacagaacagtttgTCTCCATCCAAACCTCACAAATGACATCACCAAACTCCTCCTCAACTTTAACAGAACAATTCATCTTCAATCAAACAACACCCACCAAACCGTCTAGCTCTACACTAACATCGCCTACATTTACACAACCATCCAGCTCAACCCAGCTCTCACCAGTAACGTCACCACTACATCTTAACACCTCCACAGTCTCCACCCAATCCTCACAGCCAACACCCTTGCTATATATTGACACAACATCAACTGCATCAGCAGAACAATCTGTCTTCCCCCAAACCTCACAACCAAGTATACCCTTAACAAAAAACTCAGGACCAGTAATAACAGAACCATCCATCTCAACGGAACCCTCACACCTAACTTCCCTGCAGTCTTCTACAACATCAACAGAACCGTCTGACTCCGCCAAAACCCCTCAAACAAAACCTCTTCTATACTCTACTGAGACAACTAACACTTCTGTGTCCACCCAACCCTCACAACAGCCAAGCCTGCAATCCAACCCTGCAACCCTGCTCAACTTAACACCAACAACATCTACGGAACCATCTGTCTCCACGCAACCATCAAAACCAACACCTTCCTCATCATTTAtctcatcatcaacatcaactGAATCAGCAAATCTTTCCATTTTCACCCAAAACTCTATGCCATCATCAACCACGCCAACAGaatcctctgtctctgccaaACCCACACAAGAACCCTCACTTCCATCCTTAAACTCAACATCAAatacatcaacagaacagtttgTCTCCATCCAAACCTCACAAATGACATCACCAAACTCCTCCTCAACTTCAACAGAACAATTCATCTTCAATCAAACAACACCCACCAAACCGTCTAGCTCTACACTAACATCGCCTACATTTATACAACCATCCAGCTCAACCCAACTCTCACCCGTAACGTCACCACTACATCCTAACACCTCCACAGTCTCCACCCAATCCTCACAGCCAACACCCTTGCTATATATTGACACAACATCAACTTTATCAGCAGAACAATCTGTCTTCCCCCAAACCTCACAACCAAGCATACCCTTAACAAAAAACTCAGGACCAGTAATAACAGAACCATCCATCTCAACGGAACCCTCACACCTAACTTCCCTGCAGTCTTCTACAACATCAACAGAACTGTCTGACTCCGCCAAAACCCCTCAAACAAAACCTCTTCTATACTCTACTGAAACAACTAACACTTCTCTGTCCACCCAACCCTCACAACAGCCTAGCCTGCAATCCAACCCTGCAACCCTGCTCAACTTAACACCAACAACATCTACGGAACCATCTGTCTCCACGCAACCATCAAAACCAACACCTGCCTCATCATTTAtctcatcatcaacatcaactGAATCAGCAAATACTTCCATTTTCACCCAAAACTCTATGCCATCATCAACCACGCCAACAGaatcctctgtctctgccaaACCCACACAAGAACCCTCACTTCCATCCTTAAACTCAACATCAAatacatcaacagaacagtttgTCTCCATCCAAAACTCACAAATGACATCACCAAACTCGTCCTCAACGTCAACAGAACAATTCATCTTCAATCAAACAACACCCACCAAACCGTCTAGCTCTACACTAACATCGCCTACATTTATACAACCATCCAGCTCAACCCAACTCTCACCCGTAACGTCACCACTACATCCTAACACCTCCACAGTCTCCACCCAATCCTCACAGCCAACACCCTTGCTATATATTGACACAACATCAACTGCATCAGCAGAGCAATCTGTCTTCCCCCAAACCTCACAACCAAGCATACCCTTAACAATAAACTCAGGACCAGCAATAACAGAACCATCCATCTCAACGCGGCCCTCACACCTAACTTCTCCGCAGTCTTTTACAACATCGACAGAACCGTCTGACTCCATCAAAACCCCTCAAACAAAACCTCTTCTATACTCTACCGTGACAAATAACACTTCTGTGTCCACCCAACCCTCACAACAGCCAAATTTGCAATCCAACCCTGCAACCCTGTTCAACTTAACACCAACAACATCTACGGAACCATCTGTCTCCACGCAACCATCAAAACCAACATCTCCTCAATCAGCAAATCCATCCATTTTCACCCAAAACTCTATGCCAACATCAACCACACCAACAGAATCCTCTGTTTCTGCCAAACCCACACAAGAACCCTCACTTCCATCCTCAAACTCAACATCAAatacatcaacagaacagtttgCCTCCATCCAAACCTCACAAATGATAACACCAAACTCCTCCTCAACTTCAACAGAACGATTAATCTTCAATCAAACACCACCCACCAAATCGTCTAGCTCTACACCAACATCGCCTACATTTACAGAACTTTCCACCTCAACCCAGCTCTCACCCCTAACATCACCACTACATCCTAAAACCTCCACAATCTCCACCCAATCCTCACAACCAACACCCTTGCTATACATTGACTTAACATCAACTGCATCAGCAGAACAATCGGTCTTCCCCCAAACCTCACAATCAACATCAACATTAATCTCACCATCGTCAAAGCTTACAAATACAATTGTAGCGACATTATCTACATCCCTGGGCAGTTTATTTCCCTCTCCGTCTGCAAGTAATAATGAGAATGAAAAGTCATCAAATTTGATCACTGATGAAATTTTAATCAAAAGTTCAACCACAATTAAGCTTGTGTCAGATTCGTCAGCTTTCACAAACCTTTTCTTAGCTTCACAGTCAAAAGAAACAATTTTCTTCTTTCAATACACACCCAAGTTTGTTTTGTTTAGGCCCATAGTATTTTCACATCCAACAGTGGTTCGCACAACGGTATCAAAAGCTAATGCTATCACCTCAAATACTGAATCAGCAAATCCTTCCATTTTCACCCAAAACTCTATGCCATCATCAACCACGCCAACAGaatcctctgtctctgccaaACCCACACAAGAACCCTCACTTCCATCCTTAAACTcaacatcaacagaacagtttaTCTCCATCCAAACCTCACAAATGACATCACCAAACTCCTCCTCAACTTTAACAGAACAATTCATCTTCAATCAAACACCACCCACCAAACCGTCTAGCTCTACACTAACATCGCCTACATTTACACAACCATCCAGCTCAACCCAGCTCTCACCCGTAACGTCACCACTACATCCTAACACCTCCACAGTCTCCACCCAATCCTCACAGCCAACACCCTTGCTATATATTGACACAACATCAACTGCATCAGCAGAACAATCTGTCTTCCCCCAAACCTCACAACCAAGCATACCCTTAACAAAAAACTCAGGACCAGTAATAACAGAACCATCCATCTCAACGGAGCCCTCACAACTAACTTCCCTGCAGTCTTCTACAACATCAACAGAACTGTCTGACTCCGCCAAAACCCCTCAAACAAAACCTCTTCAATACTCTACCGTGACAACTAACACCTCTGTGTCCACCCAACCCTCACAACAGCCAAGTCTACAATCCAAGCCTGCAACCCTGCTCAACTTAACACCAACAACATCTACGAAACCATCTGTCTCCACGCAACCATTAAAACCAACACCTGCCTCGTCATTTAtctcatcatcaacatcaactGAATCAGCAAATCCATCCATTTTCACCCAAAACTCTATGCCATCATCAACCACACCAACAGaatcctctgtctctgccaaACCCACACAAGAACCCTCACTTCCATCCTTAAACTCAACATCAAatacatcaacagaacagtttgTCTCCATCCAAACCTCACAAATGACATCACCAAACTCCTTCTCAACTTCAACAGAACAATTAATCTTCAATCAAACAACACCCACCAAACCGTCTAGCTCTACACTAACATCGCCTACATTTACACAACCATCCAGCTCAACCCAGCTCTCACCCGTAACGTCACCACTACATCCTAACACCTCCACAGTCTCCACCCAATCCTCACAGCCAACACCCTTGCTATATATTGACACAACATCAACTTTATCAGCAGAACAATCTGTCTTCCCCCAAACCTCACAACCAAGCATACCCTTAACAAAAAACTCAGGACCAGTAATAACAGAACCATCCATCTCAACGGAACCCTCACACCTAACTTCCCTGCAGTCTTCTACAACATCAACAGAACTGTCTGACTCCGCCAAAACCCCTCAAACAAAACCTCTTCTATACTCTACTGAGACAACTAACACTTCTGTGTCCACCCAACCCTCACAACAGCCTAGCCTGCAATCCAACCCTGCAACCCTGCTCAACTTAACACCAACAACATCTACGGAACCATCTGTCTCCACGCAACCATCAAAACCAACACCTGCCTCATCATTTATCTCATCATCAACATTAACTGAATCAGCAAATCCTTCCATTTTCACCCAAAACTCTATGCCATCATCAACCACGCCAACAGaatcctctgtctctgccaaACCCACACAAGAACCCTCACTTCCATCCTTAAACTcaacatcaacagaacagtttgTCTCCATCCAAACCTCACAAATGACATCACCAAACTCCTCCTCAACTTTAACAGAACAATTCATCTTCAATCAAACAACACCCACCAAACCGTCTAGCTCTACACTAACATCGCCTACATTTACACAACCATCCAGCTCAACCCAGCTCTCACCCGTAACGTCACCACTACATCCTAACACCTCCACAGTCTCCACCCAATCCTCACAGCCAACACCCTTGCTATATATTGACACAACATCAACTGCATCAGCAGAACAATCTGTCTTCCCCCAAACCTCACAACCAAGTATACCCTTAACAAAAAACTCAGGACCAGTAATAACAGAACCATCCATCTCAACGGAACCCTCACACCTAACTTCCCTGCAGTCTTCTACAACATCAACAGAACCGTCTGACTCCGCCAAAACCCCTCAAACAAAACCTCTTCTATACTCTACTGAGACAACTAACACTTCTGTGTCCACCCAACCCTCACAACAGCCAAGCCTGCAATCCAACCCTGCAACCCTGCTCAACTTAACACCAACAACATCTACGGAACCATCTGTCTCCACGCAACCATCAAAACCAACACCTGCCTCATCATT
This sequence is a window from Hypomesus transpacificus isolate Combined female chromosome 25, fHypTra1, whole genome shotgun sequence. Protein-coding genes within it:
- the LOC124487136 gene encoding mucin-5AC-like, whose translation is MVFVIIVSVMAAAMQTLSQPSSVISTESTLSTQISHQASQLSMNPTSPMSTEPSTSAQHSTISSAISSTISTQSLQPNPLLNFNLTSTAFTKQSVFTETSRTTSSLALTSEPTSALQNYMNRTTSTEPATSTQQLQQTSLSSLNLASTISTQTPTTTQPSQLISPVSSSSAPKKPPSTEPSISTLPSHLTSKQSSTTSTETSDSAKTPQTKPLLYSTVTTNTSVSTQPSQQPSLQSNPATLLNLTPTTSTEPSVSTQPSKPTPASSFISSSTSTESANPSIFTQNSMPSSTTPTESSVSAKPTQEPSLPSLNSTSNTSTEQFVSIQTSQMTSPNSFSTSTEQLIFNQTTPTKPSSSTLTSPTFTQPSSSTQLSPVTSPLHPNTSTVSTQSSQPTPLLYIDTTSTLSAEQSVFPQTSQPSIPLTKNSGPVITEPSISTEPSHLTSLQSSTTSTELSDSAKTPQTKPLLYSTETTNTSVSTQPSQQPSLQSNPATLLNLTPTTSTEPSVSTQPSKPTPASSFISSSTLTESANPSIFTQNSMPSSTTPTESSVSAKPTQEPSLPSLNSTSTEQFVSIQTSQMTSPNSSSTLTEQFIFNQTTPTKPSSSTLTSPTFTQPSSSTQLSPVTSPLHPNTSTVSTQSSQPTPLLYIDTTSTASAEQSVFPQTSQPSIPLTKNSGPVITEPSISTEPSHLTSLQSSTTSTEPSDSAKTPQTKPLLYSTETTNTSVSTQPSQQPSLQSNPATLLNLTPTTSTEPSVSTQPSKPTPASSFISSSTSTESANPSIFTQNSMPSSTTPTESSVSAKPTQEPSLPSLNSTSTEQFVSIQTSQMT